In one Candidatus Ancaeobacter aquaticus genomic region, the following are encoded:
- a CDS encoding thioredoxin family protein: MKIEIFGPGCPKCEEFARIVQEALDALNCPDTLEKVKDMGKIVDAGVLMTPGLSINGTLKCTGRVPKLEEVKKWIEEAQNT; encoded by the coding sequence ATGAAAATAGAGATATTTGGTCCGGGATGTCCTAAATGTGAAGAGTTTGCGCGTATTGTTCAAGAAGCGCTTGATGCTTTGAACTGTCCTGATACACTTGAAAAAGTAAAAGATATGGGGAAAATTGTTGATGCGGGTGTTCTCATGACACCTGGCCTTTCAATAAACGGTACGTTGAAATGTACCGGTAGAGTGCCGAAACTTGAAGAAGTAAAAAAATGGATTGAAGAAGCTCAAAATACATAG